The following proteins are co-located in the Haloarcula marismortui ATCC 43049 genome:
- the hisC gene encoding histidinol-phosphate transaminase, which translates to MEPRDLSAHTVYRAGRGIEEVARELGLDPDDMVKLASNENMFGPSPDAVEAIRGSAERMHSYPKASHADLVDELADMWDVTPEQVWLSNGGDGALDCLARAMLDPGQDVLVPSPGFAYYAMSARYHHGEVNEYTLSKADDFAQTADTVLKDYDGERIVYLTSPHNPTGAEFTTDAVRTIAEETDEQTLVVVDEAYGEFTEKPSKRPLLSDRDDVALLRTFSKAYGLAGIRLGYAVVPEDWADAYARINTPFSASELACRAGLAALDDDEHVERSVDTAAWAREYLSAELDAPTWDSAGNFILAEVGDASAIADAAQERGVIIRDCSSFGLPECIRITCGTREDTERAVSVLNEVIEEVKA; encoded by the coding sequence ATGGAACCACGGGACCTCTCCGCTCACACTGTCTATCGGGCAGGTCGCGGTATCGAAGAGGTCGCCCGGGAACTCGGTCTCGACCCGGACGACATGGTGAAGCTGGCGTCAAACGAGAATATGTTCGGACCGAGCCCGGACGCCGTCGAGGCGATTCGCGGGTCGGCCGAACGGATGCATTCCTATCCGAAGGCCTCCCACGCCGACCTCGTCGACGAACTGGCGGATATGTGGGACGTAACGCCCGAACAGGTGTGGCTGAGCAACGGCGGCGACGGCGCGCTGGACTGCCTCGCCCGAGCCATGCTCGACCCCGGGCAGGACGTGCTCGTCCCGTCGCCGGGCTTCGCGTACTACGCGATGAGCGCCCGCTATCACCACGGCGAGGTCAACGAGTACACGCTCTCGAAGGCCGACGACTTCGCCCAGACCGCCGACACCGTCCTGAAGGATTACGACGGCGAGCGCATCGTCTATCTCACCAGTCCGCACAACCCGACTGGCGCGGAGTTCACGACCGACGCGGTCCGGACTATCGCCGAGGAAACCGACGAGCAGACCCTCGTCGTTGTCGACGAAGCCTACGGTGAGTTCACCGAAAAGCCGAGCAAACGGCCGTTACTTTCCGACCGCGACGACGTTGCGCTCCTGCGAACGTTCTCGAAGGCGTACGGACTCGCAGGGATTCGACTCGGCTACGCGGTCGTTCCCGAGGACTGGGCCGATGCCTACGCCCGCATCAACACGCCGTTCTCGGCCAGCGAACTCGCCTGCCGCGCCGGGCTGGCGGCGCTCGACGACGACGAGCACGTCGAGCGCTCCGTCGACACCGCCGCGTGGGCCCGGGAGTACCTCTCGGCGGAACTCGACGCACCGACCTGGGACAGCGCGGGGAACTTCATCCTCGCGGAGGTCGGCGACGCGTCGGCCATCGCGGATGCCGCCCAGGAGCGTGGCGTCATCATCCGCGACTGTTCCTCGTTCGGGCTCCCCGAATGCATCCGTATCACCTGCGGAACGCGCGAGGACACGGAACGCGCCGTCTCGGTACTGAACGAGGTTATCGAGGAGGTTAAGGCGTGA
- a CDS encoding adenylate kinase family protein produces the protein MRVAVTGTPGTGKTTAAEHLDTDLDVLHLNDIIKDEGFSTGIDEDRGSLVADLDRLSEWLDSRDDVLFESHLAHHFAADRVIVLRAHPETIVERLRERGDDDSKAYENAESEALDVILGEAVEEHGMESVYEIETTDRDPDEVAQEIQAVVAGEREPSAGTVSYIDWL, from the coding sequence GTGAGAGTCGCCGTTACCGGCACTCCGGGGACAGGCAAGACCACGGCAGCGGAACACCTCGACACAGACCTCGATGTCCTCCATCTCAATGACATCATCAAGGACGAGGGGTTTTCAACGGGCATCGACGAGGACCGCGGGAGCCTCGTCGCGGACCTCGACAGGCTGTCGGAGTGGCTTGACAGCCGCGACGACGTGCTGTTCGAATCCCACCTCGCGCATCATTTCGCCGCCGACCGGGTGATTGTGCTGCGAGCCCACCCTGAAACCATCGTCGAGCGGCTTCGTGAGCGCGGCGACGACGATTCGAAGGCCTACGAGAACGCGGAATCGGAAGCGCTCGATGTCATCCTCGGCGAGGCCGTCGAGGAGCACGGGATGGAGTCCGTCTACGAAATCGAGACGACGGACCGGGACCCCGACGAGGTGGCACAGGAGATTCAGGCCGTCGTGGCCGGTGAACGCGAGCCGAGTGCAGGGACTGTCTCCTACATCGACTGGCTATGA
- a CDS encoding multiprotein bridging factor aMBF1, producing the protein MVQCEMCGTEVSSPNRVKIEGAELDVCDECTDFGTEVKTEETSSTSTKYSTSSSSSSSSSSSSSSSSTGGGSSGRRRDMFDEMDEVAQDYDDRIRKGRESQGLSQEELAKQLNEKASLIRKLEQGNSLPSDDVQKKLESALEISLSAGGSADETEWSGGSSDGEYTLGDVVKRKD; encoded by the coding sequence ATGGTTCAGTGCGAGATGTGCGGGACGGAGGTTTCGTCTCCGAACCGCGTCAAAATCGAGGGAGCCGAACTCGACGTCTGTGACGAGTGTACCGACTTCGGCACGGAGGTCAAAACGGAGGAGACGTCGTCTACGTCGACGAAGTACTCGACGTCGTCCTCCTCGTCATCGTCGTCGAGTTCGTCCTCCTCGTCGAGTTCCACGGGTGGCGGGTCCAGTGGCCGCCGTCGGGATATGTTCGACGAGATGGACGAGGTCGCACAGGATTACGACGACCGGATCCGCAAGGGCCGTGAGTCCCAGGGCCTCAGTCAGGAGGAACTCGCAAAGCAACTCAACGAAAAGGCAAGCCTGATCCGGAAGCTCGAACAGGGTAACTCACTGCCCAGCGACGACGTCCAGAAGAAACTCGAAAGCGCACTCGAAATCTCCCTGAGCGCCGGCGGGAGCGCCGACGAGACGGAGTGGTCCGGCGGGAGCAGCGACGGCGAGTACACGCTCGGCGATGTCGTGAAGCGAAAGGATTAG
- a CDS encoding CDP-alcohol phosphatidyltransferase family protein — MTLDKFRPLADRALGPFVSAAKVAGLSPNGVSVIAFLLALGAGGVYAVAAREPLLYLGGAVLVFLNGWLDLVDGALARELNVASSGGDLLDHVLDRYADIGIIVGLAAGVSQWELGIAAVTGVLMTSYLGTQAQAVGLDRVYGGLLGRADRLALVGVVTGVAAFVPNALAGLTLVGWLLVVFAVVGHVTAAQRFYHAMRALD; from the coding sequence ATGACGCTCGATAAGTTCCGCCCGCTGGCCGACCGCGCGCTTGGCCCGTTCGTCAGCGCCGCCAAGGTGGCCGGCCTCTCACCCAACGGCGTCAGCGTCATCGCGTTTCTGCTGGCCCTTGGAGCGGGCGGAGTGTACGCCGTTGCGGCGCGGGAGCCCCTGCTGTATCTCGGTGGTGCCGTTCTCGTCTTTTTGAATGGCTGGCTGGACCTCGTCGACGGCGCGCTCGCGCGGGAACTGAACGTCGCGTCCTCGGGCGGCGACCTGCTGGACCACGTGCTCGACCGCTACGCCGACATCGGCATCATCGTCGGCCTCGCTGCCGGTGTGAGCCAGTGGGAACTGGGCATCGCCGCCGTCACTGGCGTCCTGATGACCTCCTATCTCGGGACGCAGGCACAGGCGGTCGGCCTCGACCGCGTGTACGGCGGCCTGCTCGGTCGCGCTGACCGGCTTGCACTTGTCGGTGTGGTCACGGGCGTCGCGGCGTTCGTCCCGAACGCACTGGCCGGACTGACGCTGGTCGGCTGGCTGCTGGTCGTGTTCGCCGTCGTCGGCCACGTCACCGCTGCCCAGCGATTCTATCACGCGATGCGGGCGCTCGACTGA
- a CDS encoding response regulator — protein MTVITIQPRQEMRQAVTAGDDDTPTVLIVEDEQHLADLYTDYLADQYHVQTAYSGEEGLELLSTDIDVVLLDRRMPVVSGNEVLAQIEEQGLRCRVAMVTAIDPDFDIIEMRVDDYLVKPVTRDELQEVVDRLYSIREYNDRLRTLTSKKLKRNVLRVEKTDRELQDSERYQKLQDEIETISSNVESLADELDVEEGDLQL, from the coding sequence ATGACAGTTATTACGATTCAGCCGAGACAAGAAATGAGACAAGCCGTGACAGCAGGGGATGACGACACACCGACCGTTCTGATAGTCGAGGACGAACAACATCTGGCCGACCTGTACACCGATTATCTGGCCGACCAGTACCACGTACAGACGGCTTACAGCGGCGAAGAGGGCTTAGAACTGCTGTCGACCGATATCGACGTGGTGTTACTCGACCGCCGGATGCCGGTCGTCTCCGGCAACGAAGTGCTCGCACAGATTGAAGAGCAGGGGCTCCGGTGCCGCGTCGCGATGGTTACCGCCATCGACCCCGACTTCGACATCATCGAGATGCGCGTCGACGACTACCTCGTCAAACCTGTCACCCGTGACGAGCTACAGGAGGTCGTCGACCGGCTGTACAGTATTCGGGAGTACAACGACCGACTCCGGACACTCACATCAAAAAAGCTCAAGCGCAACGTCCTCCGCGTCGAGAAAACCGACCGGGAACTGCAGGACAGCGAACGGTATCAGAAACTCCAAGACGAGATTGAAACTATCTCGTCGAACGTTGAGTCACTCGCCGACGAACTCGACGTCGAGGAAGGCGACCTCCAGCTGTAA
- the tpiA gene encoding triose-phosphate isomerase translates to MFVLVNLKAYPCDPVEVATAAADVSDDSGVRVAVAPQAAQISAVAETGVETWAQHVSAVEHGSHTGSTLAEAAADAGAVGTLLNHSENRLKLADIDGALDAADRADLETIVCANNPAQIGAAAALDPDGVAVEPPELIGTGTPVSKADPDIVTGAVDAAARVNGDVDVLCGAGISTGEDLVSASDLGASGVLLASGVAKADDPRAALEDLVEPLL, encoded by the coding sequence ATGTTCGTCCTTGTCAATCTGAAGGCGTACCCGTGTGACCCAGTCGAGGTAGCAACCGCTGCTGCTGACGTCAGCGACGATTCCGGCGTTCGCGTTGCCGTCGCGCCACAGGCTGCCCAGATCAGCGCTGTGGCGGAGACCGGCGTCGAAACGTGGGCTCAGCACGTCAGCGCCGTCGAGCACGGCAGCCACACCGGCAGCACCCTCGCCGAGGCCGCTGCAGACGCCGGTGCCGTCGGGACGCTGCTGAACCACTCCGAAAACCGGCTCAAGCTCGCGGACATCGATGGGGCACTCGACGCCGCCGACCGCGCGGACCTCGAAACGATCGTCTGTGCGAACAACCCCGCACAGATCGGCGCGGCCGCCGCGCTCGACCCCGACGGTGTGGCCGTCGAGCCACCGGAACTCATCGGGACTGGCACGCCCGTCAGCAAGGCAGACCCAGATATCGTGACCGGCGCAGTCGATGCTGCCGCTCGCGTTAACGGTGACGTGGACGTGCTCTGTGGGGCCGGCATCTCGACCGGCGAAGACCTCGTCTCGGCGAGCGACCTCGGCGCGAGCGGCGTCCTACTGGCAAGCGGCGTTGCGAAGGCTGACGACCCGCGCGCCGCACTCGAAGACCTCGTCGAACCGCTGCTGTAA